A portion of the uncultured Draconibacterium sp. genome contains these proteins:
- a CDS encoding NUDIX domain-containing protein produces MNTHPLQVLKYCPKCGSAEFNKTGERSLKCASCGFHFFINSAAAVAALVTNDTGKLMLVTRGVEPNYGKLDLPGGFIDPMESAEDAVKRELNEELGLIVKTLKYSGSAPNEYVFSEYTVFTLDMAFQVKAESLENLKPMDDILDYKFYSEEELDYNDIPAPSIKGFVKDYFKSLKAKK; encoded by the coding sequence ATGAATACTCATCCTTTACAAGTATTAAAATATTGTCCGAAATGTGGATCTGCTGAGTTCAATAAAACCGGTGAGCGTTCATTAAAATGTGCCTCTTGTGGCTTTCATTTTTTCATCAACTCAGCTGCGGCGGTGGCAGCGTTGGTTACTAATGATACTGGGAAGTTAATGCTGGTTACGCGCGGGGTTGAACCCAATTATGGAAAACTTGATTTACCCGGTGGTTTTATCGACCCTATGGAATCGGCGGAAGACGCTGTTAAACGCGAGTTAAACGAGGAGTTGGGCTTAATCGTAAAAACCTTAAAATACTCAGGCTCTGCGCCAAACGAATATGTTTTTTCTGAATACACAGTATTTACTCTTGATATGGCATTTCAGGTTAAGGCCGAATCCCTTGAGAACCTAAAACCAATGGACGATATTCTTGATTATAAATTCTACTCAGAAGAAGAACTGGATTACAATGATATTCCGGCTCCATCGATAAAAGGTTTTGTAAAGGACTATTTTAAAAGTTTAAAAGCGAAAAAATAA
- the guaA gene encoding glutamine-hydrolyzing GMP synthase, with amino-acid sequence MQEKILILDFGSQYTQLIGRKVRELNVYCEIHPYNHFPEIDESVKGVILSGSPYSVRDEEAPRPDLSQIKGKMPVLGVCYGAQYMAHFYGGEVAPSNTREYGRANLGFIDHDSVLFQNISLHTQVWMSHGDTIVKLPKNYKVIASTEDVNFAAYKVDDEKTWAIQFHPEVYHTTEGKQLLQNFVTTICGCTQDWTPDSFVETTVQELKDQLGNDKVVLGLSGGVDSSVAGVLLNKAIGKNLTCIFVDNGLLRKNEFEDVLHSYEDMGLNVIGVDARKKFWDDLAGVTDPEQKRKIIGRNFIEVFDEEAHKIKDVKWLAQGTIYPDVIESISVNGPSATIKSHHNVGGLPEKMKLKVVEPLKLLFKDEVRRVGSAMNIKKELLGRHPFPGPGLGIRILGDVTPEKVRILQEADAIFINGLKNWGLYDEVWQAGVMLLPVQSVGVMGDERTYENTVALRAVTSTDGMTADWVHLPYDFMAKMSNEIINKVRGINRVVYDISSKPPATIEWE; translated from the coding sequence ATGCAGGAAAAGATTTTAATCCTTGATTTTGGTTCTCAATACACACAATTGATTGGACGCAAGGTCCGCGAACTAAATGTTTATTGCGAGATTCACCCATACAACCACTTTCCGGAAATTGACGAAAGCGTAAAAGGTGTGATTCTGTCCGGTAGTCCGTATTCAGTTCGTGATGAAGAAGCCCCACGTCCCGATCTATCTCAGATCAAAGGAAAAATGCCGGTACTTGGCGTTTGTTACGGTGCGCAATATATGGCACATTTTTATGGTGGCGAAGTTGCTCCGTCGAATACACGCGAGTATGGACGTGCTAACCTGGGATTTATCGATCATGACAGTGTATTGTTTCAAAATATAAGCCTGCATACACAGGTGTGGATGTCGCATGGCGATACAATAGTAAAACTTCCGAAAAATTATAAAGTAATTGCTTCAACTGAAGATGTAAATTTCGCAGCCTATAAAGTTGATGATGAGAAAACCTGGGCAATTCAATTTCACCCGGAAGTATACCACACAACAGAAGGAAAACAACTGTTGCAGAACTTTGTAACCACAATTTGTGGTTGCACACAAGACTGGACACCCGACTCGTTTGTTGAAACTACAGTACAAGAATTGAAAGACCAACTGGGCAATGACAAAGTGGTTCTTGGTCTTTCAGGAGGTGTTGACTCATCGGTTGCCGGCGTATTATTAAACAAAGCAATCGGTAAAAATCTTACCTGTATTTTTGTTGATAACGGATTGCTTCGTAAAAACGAATTTGAAGATGTTTTGCACTCGTATGAAGATATGGGGCTTAATGTAATTGGCGTTGATGCCCGAAAAAAGTTCTGGGATGATTTAGCCGGAGTTACTGATCCGGAGCAAAAACGAAAAATAATCGGCCGTAACTTTATCGAAGTTTTTGATGAAGAAGCCCACAAAATTAAAGATGTAAAATGGCTGGCACAAGGCACTATTTATCCTGATGTAATTGAATCAATTTCTGTTAATGGTCCTTCGGCCACCATTAAATCGCACCACAATGTTGGAGGTCTTCCTGAAAAAATGAAGCTTAAAGTTGTTGAACCACTCAAGCTCTTGTTTAAAGATGAGGTTCGCCGTGTTGGAAGTGCAATGAATATTAAAAAAGAATTGTTAGGCCGTCATCCTTTCCCGGGTCCGGGATTAGGTATTCGTATTCTTGGCGATGTTACTCCCGAAAAAGTACGAATTCTGCAGGAAGCCGACGCTATTTTTATAAACGGGTTAAAAAACTGGGGACTTTACGACGAAGTTTGGCAGGCAGGTGTAATGCTGCTTCCGGTTCAGTCGGTTGGTGTAATGGGCGATGAACGTACCTACGAAAATACCGTTGCATTGCGCGCAGTTACATCCACAGACGGAATGACTGCCGACTGGGTACATCTTCCTTACGATTTTATGGCTAAAATGTCGAATGAAATTATTAATAAAGTACGTGGTATCAATCGCGTAGTGTACGATATTAGTTCGAAGCCGCCTGCAACAATTGAGTGGGAATAG
- a CDS encoding LysM peptidoglycan-binding domain-containing protein — protein sequence MRSLLLLCIAFVLLMPNQQVFGQNFTENEVVVIQGQKFVMHRVRTGETIYSLSKRFGVSQSSLEQNNPGIEKGLTIGQVLKIPYVEGVDLKKLQTQRKGDPSGFMKYKIESRNETAYSIAKKYDITVEELYAYNPTVKKFKKRITLNIPYWNEEDQISEMEELPEGAERLVTHQVVSGETLYSLAKKYGVTEQVILSQNPDARNLKAGMVLKINSSTATGENSMQPQPVQAPKNRNYIEHIIESGETMWGITRKYSVSADELKSINPVLNTGFPAGAVIRIPVADTKKPMAKPVNAEAFNQHLVEKGETLYGLSRQYNISIPDIKKYNPILDRRNLVYGETILIPKKPEQVLSKPESDNIEIVDVDSAKLLEEFYAVELPIEIPASCQPDLSASYSGKEYHVALFLPFYYEANDTLNREELVIDSTALFTSEEAAVALDTTIELEERKELFKQFYGGSENFVEFYEGVLLAIDSIQKEGFEVNLDVFDTQRNADSIRQYFQANEFFQTDLIIGPIFPNVQTEIAAYAAKNGIPIVSPLASQSTLTQRNQYFYQVNPSREYLIRQTAEMVAEEHYNSNFIIVKTSDYNGTLEGELVELLREKFFNSGLLSSNEGVNFTIYDFENEGAFGLRRIMSKNKENVVFIPSSNEGELSVAISNVNNLSDEYSITLIGTNRYPNYSSIQLEQFHNLKLKFIAPYYTDYSDSRTIAFINKFKNNFGKEPDNFGFQGYDVTMYFLTALIAYGNNFSGCLPYMHTFQMQGNYHFEQLSQFGGFMNEGVSVISYTKDYEVKRKRVKGQPRLITVATN from the coding sequence ATGAGAAGTCTTTTGCTGCTATGCATTGCATTTGTTTTGTTAATGCCCAATCAACAGGTTTTTGGACAAAATTTTACCGAAAATGAGGTTGTTGTTATTCAAGGCCAAAAGTTTGTTATGCACCGGGTTCGCACCGGCGAAACTATTTATTCTCTATCCAAGAGATTTGGCGTATCACAATCATCTCTCGAACAAAATAATCCGGGAATTGAGAAAGGTTTAACAATTGGTCAGGTTTTAAAAATTCCCTACGTTGAAGGAGTTGATCTTAAAAAGCTGCAAACCCAACGAAAAGGAGATCCTTCGGGGTTTATGAAGTATAAAATCGAGTCGAGAAACGAAACGGCTTATTCCATTGCAAAAAAGTACGATATAACTGTAGAAGAGCTGTATGCATACAATCCTACGGTTAAAAAATTTAAAAAACGTATTACGCTAAATATACCGTATTGGAATGAAGAAGATCAAATTTCGGAAATGGAGGAATTGCCCGAAGGCGCAGAAAGGCTTGTTACTCATCAGGTTGTTTCGGGAGAAACATTGTATTCGCTTGCCAAAAAATACGGAGTTACTGAGCAGGTTATATTAAGCCAAAATCCGGATGCCCGAAATTTAAAGGCAGGCATGGTTTTAAAAATTAACAGTAGTACAGCCACTGGAGAAAATAGCATGCAACCCCAACCTGTACAAGCTCCGAAAAACCGAAATTATATCGAACACATTATTGAGTCGGGCGAAACCATGTGGGGAATAACACGCAAATACAGCGTTTCGGCAGATGAGCTGAAATCGATAAACCCGGTTTTAAATACAGGCTTTCCGGCCGGAGCGGTAATTCGTATTCCCGTTGCTGATACAAAAAAACCGATGGCAAAGCCGGTAAACGCCGAAGCTTTTAACCAGCATTTGGTTGAAAAAGGCGAGACCCTGTATGGCCTCTCGCGCCAATACAACATTTCAATACCTGATATTAAAAAGTACAATCCGATACTTGATAGAAGAAACCTGGTATATGGCGAAACCATTTTAATACCTAAAAAGCCGGAACAAGTTTTGTCTAAACCGGAGAGTGACAACATTGAAATTGTCGATGTTGACTCAGCAAAGTTACTGGAAGAATTTTATGCAGTGGAATTACCGATTGAAATTCCTGCATCGTGTCAGCCCGATCTTTCTGCATCGTATTCGGGTAAAGAATACCATGTTGCTTTGTTTTTACCTTTCTATTACGAGGCAAACGATACACTGAATCGTGAAGAATTGGTGATTGATTCAACCGCTTTATTTACCAGCGAAGAAGCTGCGGTTGCGTTGGATACCACCATTGAACTGGAAGAACGAAAAGAGCTTTTTAAACAATTTTATGGAGGTAGCGAAAATTTTGTGGAGTTTTACGAAGGAGTGCTTTTGGCCATCGACTCAATTCAAAAAGAAGGATTTGAAGTAAATTTAGATGTTTTCGATACGCAACGAAATGCAGATTCTATTAGGCAATATTTTCAGGCTAATGAATTTTTTCAAACCGATTTAATTATTGGCCCAATCTTCCCGAATGTACAAACCGAAATTGCCGCTTATGCTGCAAAAAACGGTATTCCTATCGTTTCGCCACTGGCTTCACAATCAACTCTTACGCAACGAAATCAGTATTTCTACCAGGTAAATCCATCGCGCGAGTACCTGATAAGGCAAACGGCCGAAATGGTGGCCGAGGAACATTATAACAGCAACTTTATTATTGTTAAAACTTCGGATTACAACGGAACTTTAGAAGGTGAATTGGTAGAATTACTGCGCGAGAAATTTTTTAATTCAGGATTGTTGAGTAGCAACGAAGGGGTTAATTTTACCATTTACGATTTTGAGAACGAAGGTGCTTTTGGGTTGCGAAGAATTATGTCGAAAAACAAAGAAAATGTGGTATTTATACCTTCTTCAAACGAAGGCGAATTAAGTGTTGCCATATCAAATGTGAATAACCTTTCTGATGAATATTCGATAACACTGATTGGTACAAACCGCTACCCAAACTACTCCAGTATTCAACTCGAGCAGTTTCATAACCTGAAACTAAAATTTATTGCTCCGTATTATACCGATTACTCCGACTCAAGAACCATTGCCTTTATCAATAAGTTTAAAAATAATTTTGGCAAAGAACCTGATAACTTCGGGTTTCAGGGATACGATGTAACCATGTATTTTTTAACCGCGTTAATTGCTTATGGCAACAATTTTTCAGGATGTTTGCCTTATATGCACACCTTTCAAATGCAGGGGAATTACCATTTCGAGCAGCTTTCGCAGTTTGGAGGATTTATGAACGAAGGCGTTTCGGTAATTTCTTATACGAAAGATTACGAGGTTAAACGAAAACGCGTAAAAGGGCAACCTCGTTTAATAACAGTAGCAACAAATTAA
- a CDS encoding alpha/beta hydrolase, which produces MKKINLILLLSLITGITIAQNKTLKVWPKGAPNNNGMTEPEEKYDGVRVRNVSEAEMYVFTPDAEINTGAAVVICPGGGYWIEAMDHEGYDIARFLQDKGITGIVLKYRLPYENHEVPSSDLRQAIRIVRANAKEWGIKPEKIGIAGSSAGGHLASTAGTVFDYGNKESTDKIKQQSCRPDFMLLLYPVITMNEEYTHMGSRENLIGKGYSKDLVRKYSNELNVSAETPPTFLVLADDDTAVPPKNSINFYLKLKEFNVPAEMHIFQKGGHGFGIRKNGIPADNWPNLFVDWLNEIEIIK; this is translated from the coding sequence ATGAAGAAAATCAACCTAATCCTGCTACTCTCACTTATAACCGGAATTACCATAGCACAAAATAAAACACTAAAAGTGTGGCCCAAAGGGGCGCCAAACAACAACGGGATGACCGAACCTGAAGAAAAATACGACGGTGTGCGTGTTCGAAATGTTTCGGAAGCGGAAATGTATGTTTTCACTCCCGATGCTGAAATTAACACCGGCGCTGCAGTAGTAATTTGTCCCGGTGGTGGTTATTGGATTGAAGCGATGGACCATGAAGGGTATGATATCGCACGTTTTCTGCAGGATAAAGGAATTACAGGAATTGTATTAAAATATCGATTACCTTACGAAAATCACGAAGTTCCTTCGAGCGATTTACGGCAGGCCATCAGAATTGTTCGCGCCAACGCCAAAGAGTGGGGAATTAAACCTGAAAAAATAGGTATTGCAGGCTCTTCTGCCGGAGGACACCTGGCTTCAACCGCCGGAACGGTTTTCGATTATGGCAATAAAGAAAGTACGGACAAAATTAAACAACAAAGTTGCCGACCTGATTTTATGCTTTTACTGTACCCTGTAATAACCATGAACGAGGAATATACGCACATGGGGTCACGAGAAAACCTTATCGGGAAAGGCTACAGCAAAGATTTGGTCAGAAAATATTCGAATGAATTAAATGTAAGTGCCGAAACACCACCAACATTTTTGGTTTTGGCCGATGATGATACTGCAGTGCCACCAAAAAATTCAATTAACTTCTATTTGAAATTGAAAGAATTTAATGTGCCTGCCGAGATGCACATCTTTCAAAAAGGTGGACATGGTTTTGGTATTCGGAAAAATGGAATTCCGGCAGATAATTGGCCAAATTTATTTGTTGACTGGCTGAACGAAATCGAAATAATAAAATAA
- the epsC gene encoding serine O-acetyltransferase EpsC, with product MTNNKVDQKIYDTITKLSNPESYKLVCHKHMMGEPLPSNKKLKRIINLVREILFPGYFGSTTLKTTITPHYMGVYVDELLEMLTGEILAGLCFECTDESEQRVEKHKSVAQEKAVAFIEFLPEIRRRLVTDVEATFLNDPAAKNFGEVIFSYPGIRAITNYRVAHKLLELDVPLIPRFITEMAHSETGIDIHPRAQIGESFTIDHGTGVVIGSTCIIGNDVKIYQGVTLGAKSFPLDDDGNPIKGIPRHPILEDNVVIYAGATILGRITIGENSVIGGNVWVTNDLPANSRVVQKRPKDVPFMDGAGI from the coding sequence ATGACAAATAACAAAGTGGATCAGAAAATATACGATACAATTACCAAACTTAGCAATCCCGAATCTTATAAGTTGGTTTGTCATAAACACATGATGGGCGAACCATTACCATCAAACAAAAAACTAAAACGAATTATTAACCTGGTTCGTGAAATTCTGTTCCCGGGATATTTTGGCAGCACAACCCTAAAAACAACAATTACACCGCATTATATGGGTGTTTATGTTGATGAACTTTTAGAAATGTTAACAGGTGAAATTCTGGCAGGTTTGTGTTTTGAATGCACTGATGAATCAGAACAACGAGTTGAGAAACATAAAAGCGTAGCCCAGGAAAAAGCAGTTGCATTTATCGAGTTTCTGCCCGAAATAAGAAGAAGGTTGGTTACTGATGTTGAGGCAACGTTTTTAAACGATCCGGCTGCAAAAAACTTCGGTGAAGTAATTTTTAGTTACCCAGGTATCAGAGCCATCACAAATTATCGTGTGGCCCATAAATTATTGGAACTTGATGTTCCTCTTATTCCGCGATTTATTACCGAAATGGCCCATAGCGAAACCGGTATAGATATACATCCTCGTGCACAAATTGGAGAAAGTTTTACCATTGACCACGGAACAGGAGTAGTTATTGGCTCTACTTGTATTATTGGAAATGATGTAAAAATATATCAGGGAGTTACACTTGGTGCAAAAAGTTTTCCTCTTGATGATGATGGTAATCCGATTAAAGGAATTCCACGTCACCCAATTTTGGAAGACAATGTTGTTATTTATGCAGGTGCAACAATTCTTGGCCGAATTACAATTGGCGAAAATTCTGTTATTGGAGGAAACGTATGGGTAACCAACGATCTTCCGGCAAATTCACGTGTAGTGCAAAAACGTCCAAAAGACGTTCCATTTATGGATGGAGCAGGTATTTAA
- a CDS encoding aminopeptidase P family N-terminal domain-containing protein, with translation MKSEIKQRLAALRAEMKKLNIDAWYISGTDPHSSEYLPKRWETREYIAGFTGSFGLVAVTLDKAALWTDTRYFLQASEELEGTGIEMMKLRVTDAISPDSWLSMNLPAGSKVGLDAQSLTVEAFRSLENGFLKKDIELVETPDLLDNIWADRPAVPAEKAFELDVKYAGVGRREKQQKIAKELVGFGADLHVVSMLDELAWLYNLRGSDVPYNPVFTAFALVGQNENILFVESGKIDSELKIKLETDGVQLKEYSDFYDYLKGIKEKTIFVDPTTLNFAAYNALAGTNEIVEGTSLVAIQKALKNETELEGFRSAMKKDGVALVESIYWLKDVIGKQTVTDFEFGEKLAEFRAKQDGFKGESFHPIVGYKSRGAIVHLHVFADDAQPLDADGVVLFDSGGQYIDGTTDVTRTVALGTVSDQFKTDFTLTLKGMIGLTQAKFPYGVKGCHLDILARQALWENGMNYGHGTGHGVGHFLNVHEGPMAIRLEYNENLMLPGQVLSNEPAFYREGQYGLRTENMMVCVERETTEYGRFLGFDTLTLCPIDTSLIKVDLLTTKEQKWLNDYHQWVNDELKPLLETKYHDFLDEITQPV, from the coding sequence ATGAAATCAGAAATAAAGCAACGACTTGCGGCATTGCGTGCCGAAATGAAAAAACTAAATATTGATGCATGGTACATTTCAGGAACCGATCCGCATTCGAGTGAATATTTGCCAAAACGATGGGAAACACGCGAATATATTGCCGGGTTTACCGGTTCGTTTGGACTGGTTGCAGTAACGCTTGATAAAGCTGCTTTATGGACTGATACACGTTATTTCTTGCAGGCTTCTGAAGAGTTGGAAGGAACAGGGATTGAAATGATGAAATTACGCGTTACTGATGCAATTTCTCCCGATAGTTGGCTGAGCATGAATTTACCAGCCGGAAGCAAAGTAGGACTCGATGCACAATCGTTAACAGTTGAAGCATTCAGAAGCCTGGAGAACGGATTCCTGAAAAAGGACATTGAATTGGTTGAAACTCCCGATTTGCTGGATAACATTTGGGCAGACCGACCTGCAGTTCCTGCCGAAAAGGCTTTTGAGCTGGATGTAAAATATGCGGGAGTTGGCCGCCGCGAAAAACAACAAAAAATTGCGAAAGAACTGGTTGGTTTTGGCGCAGACTTACATGTGGTTTCTATGCTCGACGAACTGGCGTGGCTATATAATTTGCGTGGTTCGGATGTGCCATACAATCCTGTGTTTACTGCTTTCGCATTGGTTGGGCAAAATGAAAATATACTTTTTGTTGAAAGTGGTAAAATTGATTCGGAGCTAAAAATAAAGCTTGAAACCGATGGCGTTCAGCTAAAAGAGTACAGCGACTTTTACGATTACCTGAAAGGAATAAAGGAGAAAACAATTTTTGTTGATCCAACCACTTTAAACTTTGCTGCTTACAATGCACTTGCCGGAACTAACGAAATTGTTGAAGGTACTTCGTTGGTTGCTATACAAAAGGCTTTAAAAAACGAAACAGAGCTGGAAGGATTCAGAAGTGCCATGAAAAAAGACGGTGTGGCATTGGTGGAATCAATTTATTGGTTGAAAGACGTTATTGGAAAACAAACAGTAACTGATTTTGAGTTTGGTGAAAAACTGGCTGAATTCAGGGCAAAACAGGACGGTTTTAAAGGCGAGAGTTTTCACCCGATTGTTGGTTATAAAAGTAGGGGTGCCATCGTTCACCTGCATGTTTTTGCCGACGATGCACAACCGCTGGATGCTGATGGAGTCGTACTTTTTGATTCAGGAGGCCAGTACATTGATGGAACAACAGATGTTACCCGTACAGTTGCTTTGGGCACAGTATCAGATCAGTTTAAAACCGATTTTACACTCACGCTTAAAGGAATGATCGGTTTAACACAAGCTAAATTTCCATACGGAGTAAAAGGTTGTCATCTTGATATTTTGGCGCGGCAGGCATTGTGGGAAAATGGCATGAACTACGGCCACGGAACGGGTCATGGAGTGGGGCATTTCCTGAACGTGCATGAAGGTCCTATGGCAATCCGACTGGAATACAACGAAAACCTGATGCTTCCGGGGCAAGTGCTTTCGAACGAACCGGCTTTTTACCGTGAAGGACAATACGGACTTCGTACCGAAAATATGATGGTTTGTGTTGAGCGGGAAACAACAGAGTATGGACGTTTCCTCGGTTTTGATACGCTAACGCTTTGCCCGATAGATACATCTCTTATAAAAGTAGATTTATTGACAACAAAAGAACAAAAGTGGCTTAACGATTACCATCAGTGGGTAAACGACGAATTAAAACCACTTCTGGAAACGAAATATCATGACTTTTTAGACGAAATAACACAGCCTGTTTAG
- the pnuC gene encoding nicotinamide riboside transporter PnuC, whose amino-acid sequence MTDIVLEWLLGNYIEILGAILGLAYIVFSIKQHIFTWPTGLLTSALYVVVFFNARLYADMGLQVYYVIISIYGWYFWITGKKQNEKKVAVKTTRKVLWIKLAVVSAALYALLLFILSNYTNSDVPHMDSITTSLSIVATWMLARKYLEHWLLWVFIDAFSAGLYVYKGLWATVILFIVYTIMAWLGYVEWKKDLKGIEAKN is encoded by the coding sequence ATGACTGATATAGTTTTGGAATGGCTCTTAGGTAATTACATAGAAATACTGGGAGCCATTCTTGGTTTAGCCTACATTGTCTTTTCCATCAAACAGCACATTTTTACCTGGCCAACCGGATTACTCACATCGGCGCTTTATGTAGTGGTATTTTTTAATGCCCGTTTGTATGCCGACATGGGCCTTCAGGTCTACTATGTCATTATCAGCATTTATGGCTGGTATTTCTGGATAACCGGTAAAAAACAAAACGAAAAAAAGGTTGCAGTAAAAACTACCAGAAAAGTATTATGGATTAAATTGGCAGTTGTTTCAGCTGCACTTTATGCACTGCTCCTGTTTATCCTGAGCAACTACACCAACTCCGATGTACCACATATGGATTCAATAACCACTTCGCTTAGCATAGTGGCTACCTGGATGTTGGCCAGAAAATATCTGGAACATTGGCTGCTGTGGGTTTTTATAGATGCATTTTCTGCAGGTTTATATGTTTATAAAGGCTTGTGGGCAACCGTTATTTTATTTATTGTTTACACTATAATGGCTTGGTTAGGCTATGTTGAATGGAAGAAAGACCTGAAAGGTATTGAAGCAAAAAACTAA
- a CDS encoding S41 family peptidase — protein MIVTKIKHIKTAGLGIFLALFLIGPIVSQAQNEVQENQVKFARLLRLVDGYYVDSSDVSDLTEKAIVHLLEELDPHSTYISKEEVDKMNEPLKGNFEGIGISFNIYKDTLMVTTTISGGPSEKVGLRAGDRIVEVDDKNIAGIGLKNSDVFDLLRGEKGTKVDLTIARKGESNPLDFTVVRDKIPIFSLDASYMLDEETGYIKLNKFSATTTDEFTTAMNDLKHEGVKNLVLDLRNNGGGYLKSAIELADQFLNDDQLIVYTDGTNDPRREYKATTKGSFEEGKVVVLVNEGSASASEIVSGAIQDWDRGLIIGRRSFGKGLVQKPFFLNDGSMVRLTTAHYYTPSGRCIQKPYEDGVSEYRKDYANRISNGEMFSADSIHFDDDLKHKTLVNGRDVYGGGGVMPDIFVPMDTSSHYAYLNNLRRKRVTYNFVLDYVDVHHEELLKKYSSFDKYNEKFAITKEDVDQVVTKGIEEGIEKDEESLVFLEDNLKRELKALIARDVYSRNDMYKVLNEEDDAILKALDVIENQDKYAALLVTAD, from the coding sequence ATGATTGTAACAAAAATTAAACATATTAAAACCGCAGGATTAGGTATATTTTTAGCACTTTTCTTAATTGGACCTATTGTTTCGCAGGCTCAAAACGAGGTGCAGGAAAACCAGGTAAAGTTTGCCCGGTTACTGCGTTTAGTTGATGGTTATTATGTTGATTCGTCAGATGTTAGTGACTTAACGGAAAAAGCCATTGTTCATTTATTGGAAGAGCTCGACCCACACTCCACCTACATTTCGAAAGAAGAGGTGGACAAAATGAATGAGCCATTGAAAGGTAACTTTGAAGGAATCGGTATTTCATTCAATATTTATAAAGATACCCTGATGGTAACAACGACTATTTCCGGGGGACCTTCTGAGAAAGTTGGGTTACGTGCCGGCGACCGGATTGTTGAAGTGGACGATAAAAACATTGCAGGAATAGGATTAAAAAATTCTGATGTTTTCGATTTATTACGAGGAGAAAAAGGCACAAAAGTTGATTTAACAATTGCCAGAAAAGGAGAAAGCAACCCACTTGATTTTACTGTTGTTCGCGATAAAATTCCAATTTTTAGTCTTGATGCTTCGTACATGCTTGATGAGGAAACAGGCTATATAAAACTCAATAAATTCTCAGCTACAACAACTGATGAGTTTACAACCGCCATGAATGATTTAAAGCATGAGGGTGTAAAAAATCTTGTTCTTGATTTAAGAAACAATGGCGGTGGGTATCTAAAATCGGCAATTGAATTAGCAGACCAGTTTTTAAACGATGATCAGCTGATTGTTTACACCGATGGAACGAACGACCCGCGCCGTGAATATAAAGCTACAACTAAGGGTTCTTTTGAGGAAGGTAAAGTAGTTGTTCTTGTTAACGAAGGTTCTGCCTCGGCAAGTGAGATTGTATCTGGTGCAATTCAGGATTGGGATCGAGGCTTAATTATTGGTCGCCGTTCGTTTGGAAAAGGATTGGTACAAAAACCATTTTTCCTTAACGATGGCTCAATGGTGCGGTTAACAACAGCACACTATTATACGCCAAGTGGCCGATGTATTCAAAAACCATATGAAGATGGAGTTAGCGAATATCGGAAAGATTATGCCAACAGAATAAGTAACGGTGAAATGTTTAGTGCTGACAGTATACATTTTGATGATGACTTGAAGCATAAAACACTTGTAAATGGTCGTGATGTATATGGTGGTGGAGGTGTAATGCCTGATATTTTTGTTCCGATGGATACTTCATCGCATTACGCTTACCTCAATAATCTCAGAAGAAAACGTGTGACATACAATTTTGTATTAGATTATGTTGATGTTCACCACGAAGAACTTTTAAAAAAGTACTCTAGCTTTGATAAATACAATGAGAAATTTGCGATTACAAAAGAAGATGTTGATCAGGTAGTTACAAAAGGAATAGAGGAAGGGATTGAAAAGGACGAAGAAAGTTTAGTTTTCCTTGAGGACAATTTGAAACGGGAACTTAAGGCATTGATTGCACGTGATGTATATTCAAGAAATGACATGTACAAAGTTTTAAATGAAGAAGACGATGCGATATTGAAAGCACTTGATGTTATTGAAAATCAAGACAAATACGCAGCACTTCTTGTTACTGCTGATTAA